One part of the Salmo salar chromosome ssa10, Ssal_v3.1, whole genome shotgun sequence genome encodes these proteins:
- the LOC106560307 gene encoding barH-like 2 homeobox protein — translation MESSSGSNFGIDTILSNPTNSVNPALMNGDFRLGDSRTADFSRSQVTPSPSCSDIDTVGTAPSSPISVTMEHAEPHLLQDSLPHHHHHHHHLQPGSLQLSPQPQQLGAGAGCAPRTATSSFLIKDILGDSKPLAACAPYSTSVPSPHHIPKPESARDSGDGFRAKLEQDENRSKLDKREDMEMKCNGTKEENEREISSSRDSPQSRSKKPRKARTAFSDHQLNQLERSFERQKYLSVQDRMDLAAALNLTDTQVKTWYQNRRTKWKRQTAVGLELLAEAGNYSALQRMFPSPYFYHPSLLGTMDSTTAAAAAAAMYSSMYRTPQQPHPGLQRPLVPRVLIHGLGPGGQPALNPLGNPMPGTQHQR, via the exons ATGGAATCCTCCAGCGGCTCTAACTTTGGAATAGACACTATTTTATCCAACCCTACTAATTCTGTTAACCCTGCGCTAATGAACGGAGATTTCCGCCTCGGTGACAGCAGGACAGCGGATTTCAGTCGGAGCCAGGTCACCCCGTCCCCGTCATGTTCGGACATAGATACGGTGGGAACGGCCCCCTCTTCCCCAATCTCCGTCACCATGGAGCACGCCGAGCCGCATCTGCTCCAAGACAGCTTaccgcaccaccaccaccaccaccaccacctgcagCCAGGGAGTTTGCAGCTATCGCCCCAGCCACAGCAGCTAGGGGCTGGAGCCGGTTGTGCCCCCAGGACTGCCACCTCTTCGTTTTTAATCAAAGACATTTTAGGCGACAGTAAACCTCTCGCAGCGTGCGCACCTTACAGCACCAGCGTACCGTCACCCCATCACATCCCCAAACCAGAGAGTGCCAGGGACAGTGGGGACGGCTTCAGGGCCAAGTTGGAACAAGATGAAAACAGAAGCAAGTTGGACAAAAGAGAGGATATGGAAATGAAATGCAACG GAACAAAAGAAGAGAATGAACGGGAAATTTCAAGTAGCAGAGATAGTCCTCAATCACGGTCAAAAAAACCTCGCAAAGCACGGACGGCCTTTTCAGACCACCAACTCAACCAGTTAGAGCGAAGCTTCGAGCGCCAAAAATACCTCAGCGTGCAGGATCGCATGGACCTCGCGGCAGCACTCAACCTGACCGACACACAGGTGAAAACCTGGTACCAAAACCGACG GACGAAGTGGAAAAGACAGACAGCGGTCGGATTAGAGCTACTGGCTGAAGCCGGAAATTATTCCGCCTTACAAAGAATGTTCCCGTCGCCCTATTTCTACCACCCGAGCTTATTGGGTACCATGGACAGCACGACAGCAGCCGCCGCAGCCGCAGCAATGTACAGTAGTATGTACCGGACTCCGCAGCAACCACATCCCGGTCTCCAGAGACCCCTTGTCCCGAGAGTACTCATCCATGGCCTTGGGCCGGGGGGCCAACCGGCATTGAACCCGCTGGGTAACCCCATGCCCGGCACGCAGCATCAGCGGTAG